The Canis aureus isolate CA01 chromosome 9, VMU_Caureus_v.1.0, whole genome shotgun sequence genome has a segment encoding these proteins:
- the ZFHX2 gene encoding zinc finger homeobox protein 2 isoform X1: protein MASLNSSSTIGTATPPGHDAPSPPLDTFPSTPADPVTKDPPAAPSTSESMRPSEPGGQALESGCGLVPPKEIGEPREEPGCGGFSPKDLGVQEDKEQEKGGGLPPVDLSNHLFFTADGEAYLVAKLSLSGGSELLLPKGFPWGKVGIKEEPGLPVLAHPPPALLTALHIQHGFDPIQGFSTSDQILSHDTSAPSPATCEGRDGAFWSYQLAPNPPGDPKDGPMGSRGGDHGALFWLCLLCRLGFSRPQAFVGHTQSHGVKLAPVQHLGLPDNPAVLQAGDEGCLALLSFLEPKPPAQPLLEIPLNNGNTVNTEANVAQPEDGPLESEAQTLVLPTEEVMALSPPSPPTTPTTWDPSPTEAKESPMAAGEAGPDWFPEGQEEDGGLCPPLNQSSPASKEGSTLPAAVGSPEDPSDPPQAYRLAEDYTPAPAAFQSLSLSSHMSLLHSRNSCKTLKCPKCNWHYKYQQTLDVHMREKHPESNSHCSYCSAGGAHPRLARGESYNCGYKPYRCDVCNYSTTTKGNLSIHMQSDKHLANLQGFQAGPGGQGSPPEAPLPPSAGDKEPKTKSSWQCKVCSYETNISRNLRIHMTSEKHMQNVLMLHQGLPLGLPPGLVGPGPPPQAGAAATPPPELFQYFGPQALGQPQAPLPGPGLRPDKPLDAQLLLNGFHHLGAPARKFPPPAPGSLSPDTHLPQSQLLGSLSDSLPTSPPPDDSPSLKVFRCLVCQAFSTDNLELLLYHCSMGRSLPEAEWKEVAGDTHRCKLCCYGTQLKANFQLHLKTDKHAQKYQLAAHLREGGGAMGSPSPVPLGDGAPYGSVPPLHLRCNICDFESNSKEKMQLHARGAAHEENSQIYKFLLEMEGAAAGAQLGLFRCLLCAWETPSRLAVLQHLRAPAHRDAQAQRRLQLLQSGPAAEEGLSALQSILSFSHGQLRTPGKVPVTHLAELPTPEKDAQNKTEQLASEEAENKPGLPGDSASQTTVFCCPYCSFLSPEPDQVRAHAFSQHAVQPKYRCPLCQEQLVGRPALHFHLSHLHNVVPECVEKLLLVATTVEMTFTTKVLPGPTLCPLGDAPEPPAPEPEPVSSREQGTEGPHLTPEASPDPLPEPPPLSAETTDKLLGSPDQSPSPASSPAPRPEASAEEMAPPPAVAEEEEGGVGEPRPVEPAPADSRHPLTYRKTTNFALDKFLDPARPYKCTVCKESFTQKNILLVHYNSVSHLHKMKKAAIDPSGPARGEAGAAPPAAAATDKPFKCTVCRVSYNQSSTLEIHMRSVLHQTRSRGTKTDTKAEGPERGQEEPKEGETEGEVGTEKKGPDPGGFISGLPFLSPPPPPLDLHRFPAPLFTPPVLPPFPLVPESLLKLQQQQLLLPFYLHDLKVGPKLALAGPAPLLSLPAATPPPPPPPPKTELAEQEWERPPMAEEGNETGPTSPPNSMPNEAARTAAKALLENFGFELVIQYNEGKQAVPPPPTPPPPEALGGGDKLACGACGKLFSNMLILKTHEEHVHRRFLPFEALSRYAAQFRKSYDSLYPPPAEPPKPPDGSLDSPAPQLGPPFLVPEPETGSTRPSEERSRAGRWPPEEEESSRGNLPPLVPAGRRFSRTKFTEFQTQALQSFFETSAYPKDGEVERLASLLGLASRVVVVWFQNARQKARKNAIEGGPVPTAGGNGGASGCRRCHATFSCVFELVRHLKKCYDDRPPEEEEEEAERGEEEEEVEEEDAEEEQSLEPPTGPEGPSPGPPDREELSQAEATKPGGKDPEGRAPPSPSPVHTCDQCAMSFPNQDLLASHRRLHFLPSVQPSTAPHLLDLPLLVFGERSPLVAGTLPVPGPPLKRKQEEGSLSPTGSEAGGGGEGEPPKDKRLRTTILPEQLEILYRWYMQDSNPTRKMLDCISEEVGLKKRVVQVWFQNTRARERKGQFRSTPGAVVPNPAVKPPITSAPAAFPKFNLLLGKVDDGTGREAPKREAPAFPYPPVTPAAGPLPFLPPGKEATAPTPEPPLPLPPPPPPSEEEGAEEPSKASPESEACSPSAGDLSDSSASSLAEPESPGAGGSSGGMGSGAGVPDGMGQRRYRTQMSSLQLKIMKACYEAYRTPTMQECEVLGEEIGLPKRVIQVWFQNARAKEKKAKLQGAAVGGAGGGSEGPLGAQRTDCPYCDVKYDFYVSCRGHLFSRQHLAKLKEAVRAQLKSESKCYDLAPAPEAPPAPKAPPATTPASMPLGAAPALPRLAPVLLSGPALAQAPLGSLAPFSSGPAASSGLLGLTTSVLPASTVVQTAGPGCPLPQRPVPEQTNTSTAGTIDPAPGPPTEPSGDKVSGERKPVAAPTNSSTDALKNLKALKATVPALLGGQFLPFPLPPAGGATPPAVFGPQVQGAYFQQLYGMKKGLFPMNPVIPQTLIGLLPNALLQPPPQPHEPTATAPPKPPELAAPGEGEPGEADELLSGSTGISTVDVTHRYLCRQCKMAFDGEAPATAHQRSFCFFGRGSGGSVPPPLRVPICTYHCLACEVLLSGHEALASHLRSSAHRRKAAPPPGGPPITVTNATTAATAAVAFAKEEARLPHTDSNPKTTTTSTLLAL from the exons ATGGCTTCCCTTAACTCATCCTCGACCATTGGCACTGCCACTCCCCCTGGGCACGatgccccctccccgcctctggACACCTTCCCCAGCACCCCCGCTGATCCTGTCACCAAAGAtccccctgctgccccctccacCTCTGAGAGCATGAGGCCCTCAGAGCCAGGGGGACAGGCCCTGGAGTCAGGCTGTGGCCTCGTCCCACCAAAGGAGATTGGGGAGCCCCGAGAAGAGCCTGGCTGTGGTGGCTTCTCACCAAAGGACCTAGGAGTACAAGAGGACAAGGAGCAGGAAAAAGGAGGAGGGCTCCCTCCCGTGGACCTAAGCAACCATTTGTTCTTCACAGCTGATGGTGAGGCCTACCTAGTGGCCAAGCTGTCCCTGTCAGGTGGCAGTGAACTGCTGTTACCAAAGGGCTTCCCCTGGGGCAAGGTGGGAATCAAGGAAGAGCCCGGCTTGCCCGTCcttgcccacccaccccctgcactCCTCACTGCCCTTCACATCCAACATGGCTTTGACCCAATCCAAGGCTTTAGCACTTCTGACCAAATTCTGTCCCATGATACCTCAGCGCCATCTCCGGCCACCTGTGAGGGAAGGGATGGAGCCTTCTGGAGTTACCAGCTGGCTCCAAACCCGCCCGGAGATCCCAAAGATGGCCCtatggggagcaggggaggagaccACGGGGCACTCTTCTGGCTCTGCCTCCTATGCCGCCTGGGTTTCAGCAGGCCCCAGGCTTTTGTGGGTCACACACAGTCTCATGGGGTGAAGCTAGCCCctgttcaacacctgggcctgCCCGATAACCCAGCTGTGCTCCAGGCAGGAGATGAGGGCTGCTTGGCCCTCTTAAGCTTTCTGGAACCAAAACCACCTGCTCAGCCCCTTTTAGAAATCCCCCTCAACAATGGCAACACAGTGAACACAGAGGCAAATGTAGCCCAGCCTGAGGATGGGCCCTTGGAGTCAGAAGCCCAGACTCTTGTCCTGCCTACGGAAGAAGTCATGGCCCTTAGCCcaccctccccgcccacaacCCCCACCACCTGGGACCCCAGCCCAACCGAAGCCAAAGAATCGCCAATGGCAGCAGGTGAGGCAGGGCCAGATTGGTTCCCCGAGGGGCAAGAAGAGGATGGAGGGCTCTGTCCCCCACTCAACCAAAGCTCACCTGCCTCCAAGGAGGGCAGCACTCTCCCTGCTGCAGTTGGCTCCCCGGAAGACCCCAGCGACCCACCGCAGGCCTACCGCCTAGCTGAAGACTATaccccagcccctgcagcctTCCAGAGCCTCAGTCTGTCCAGCCACATGTCTCTGTTACACTCTCGCAACTCCTGCAAGACACTCAAGTGTCCCAAGTGCAACTGGCACTACAAGTACCAGCAGACCCTGGATGTGCACATGCGGGAAAAGCACCCGGAGAGCAACAGCCACTGCAGCTACTGCAGTGCAGGGGGCGCCCACCCACGCCTGGCCCGGGGGGAGAGCTACAACTGCGGTTATAAGCCCTACCGCTGCGACGTTTGCAACTACTCCACCACCACCAAGGGCAACCTCAGCATCCACATGCAGTCAGACAAGCACCTGGCCAACCTACAGGGCTTCCAGGCGGGCCCAGGAGGCCAGGGTAGTCCCCCAGAGGCACCACTCCCACCCTCTGCCGGGGACAAGGAGCCTAAAACCAAATCGTCCTGGCAGTGCAAGGTGTGCAGCTATGAGACCAACATCTCCCGCAACCTGCGCATCCACATGACCTCTGAGAAGCACATGCAGAACGTCCTCATGCTGCACCAGGGGCTGCCGCTGGGCCTGCCACCTGGGCTGGTGGGGCCAGGCCCCCCTCCCCAAGCAGGAGCTgccgccaccccaccccctgaACTCTTCCAGTACTTTGGGCCGCAGGCCCTAGGGCAGCCTCAGGCTCCCTTGCCTGGCCCCGGGCTAAGGCCAGACAAGCCCCTGGATGCCCAGCTGCTCCTCAACGGCTTCCACCACCTCGGAGCACCTGCTCGCAAGTTTCCCCCACCCG cccctggcagcctcTCCCCGGACACCCACCTGCCTCAGAGTCAGCTCCTGGGCTCCTTGTCCGACAGCCTACCCACCTCACCGCCTCCAGATGACAGCCCATCCCTGAAGGTGTTCCGCTGCCTAGTGTGCCAGGCCTTCAGCACAGACAACCTGGAGCTGCTGCTCTACCACTGCAGCATGGGCCGAAGCCTCCCGGAGGCCGAATGGAAGGAGGTGGCTGGTGACACCCATCGTTGCAAGCTCTGCTGCTATGGCACCCAGCTCAAGGCCAACTTTCAGCTTCACCTCAAGACTGACAAACATGCTCAAAAGTACCAGCTGGCAGCCCACctgagggaggggggtggggccATGGGCTCTCCCTCCCCGGTGCCCCTGGGAGATGGGGCTCCTTACGGCTCTGTCCCCCCACTGCACCTGCGCTGCAACATCTGTGACTTTGAGTCCAACAGCAAGGAGAAGATGCAGCTGCATGCCCGGGGTGCAGCCCACGAAGAAAATAGCCAGATCTATAAG TTTCTGCTGGagatggagggggctgcggccgggGCCCAGCTGGGGCTGTTCCGCTGCCTGCTGTGTGCGTGGGAGACGCCCTCCCGCCTGGCTGTGCTGCAGCACCTGCGAGCACCGGCCCACCGCGACGCCCAGGCCCAGCGGCGTCTGCAGCTGCTGCAGAGTGGCCCCGCAGCCGAGGAAGGGCTCTCGGCTCTGCAGAGCATCCTGAGCTTCAGCCATGGGCAGCTCCGGACTCCCG GGAAGGTTCCTGTCACCCACTTAGCTGAACTGCCCACCCCTGAAAAAGATGCtcagaacaaaacagaacaattGG CTTCTGAAGAGGCAGAGAACAAGCCTGGCCTGCCAGGAGACAGTGCCAGCCAGACCACG GTGTTCTGCTGTCCATACTGCAGCTTCCTGAGCCCAGAGCCCGACCAGGTGAGGGCTCATGCATTCTCCCAGCATGCAGTGCAGCCCAAGTACAGGTGTCCGCTGTGCCAGGAGCAGCTGGTGGGCCGGCCTGCCCTGCACTTCCACCTTAGCCACCTTCACAACGTGGTGCCTGAGTGTGTGGAGAAGCTGCTGCTTGTG GCCACAACGGTAGAGATGACCTTTACGACCAAAGTGCTGCCTGGGCCCACTCTGTGCCCACTGGGGGATGCCCCAGAGCCCCCTGCTCCTGAGCCAGAGCCTGTGTCCAGCAGAGAACAGGGAACAG AAGGCCCTCACCTGACCCCAGAAGCCAGTCCTGATCCTCTTCCTGAGCCTCCCCCACTGTCAGCCGAGACCACAGATAAGCTCCTGGGAAGCCCTGATCAATCCCcatctccagcctcatctccagCCCCTCGGCCTGAGGCCTCAGCAGAAGAAATGGCCCCTCCACCTGCCGTGgctgaggaggaagaggggggtgTTGGAGAGCCCCGGCCTGTGGAGCCAGCCCCAGCTGATTCTCGCCACCCTCTGACCTATCGGAAGACCACCAACTTTGCCCTGGACAAGTTTCTTGACCCTGCCCGGCCCTATAAATGCACCGTGTGTAAGGAGTCCTTCACGCAGAAGAATATCCTCCTGGTCCATTACAACTCTGTCTCCCACCTGCACAAGATGAAGAAGGCTGCCATTGACCCATCCGGCCCTGCCCGAGGAGAGGCAGGTGCTGCACCTCCTGCCGCCGCTGCCACAGACAAGCCCTTTAAGTGCACGGTCTGCCGAGTGTCCTACAACCAGAGTTCCACCCTGGAGATCCACATGCGTTCAGTTCTGCACCAGACTCGCTCTCGGGGGACCAAGACTGACACCAAGGCCGAGGGGCCAGAGCGTGGCCAAGAAGAGCCCAAAGAAGGCGAGACTGAGGGGGAGGTGGGCACTGAGAAGAAGGGCCCTGACCCTGGTGGCTTCATATCTGGGTTGCccttcctgtcaccacctccaccccccttGGACCTGCACCGATTCCCAGCCCCTCTCTTCACCCCACCAGTCttgccccccttccctctggtgCCCGAATCACTGCTTAAGCTCCAGCAGCAACAGCTGCTCCTGCCCTTCTACCTCCATGACCTCAAGGTGGGGCCTAAGCTGGCACTGGCTGGGCCTGCACCCCTGCTGTCCCTGCCAGCTGCCacgcctcctccccctcccccaccccccaagactGAGCTGGCTGAGCAGGAATGGGAGCGGCCCCCCATGGCAGAGGAGGGGAATGAGACAGGGCCCACCTCCCCCCCCAACTCAATGCCCAACGAAGCAGCCCGCACTGCTGCCAAAGCCCTTCTAGAAAACTTTGGCTTTGAACTGGTGATCCAGTACAACGAAGGAAAGCAGGCTGTACCCCCTcctccaaccccacccccaccagaggccctggggggtggggacaagCTGGCCTGTGGGGCCTGTGGGAAACTCTTCTCCAATATGCTTATCCTCAAGACACATGAAGAGCACGTCCACCGCCGATTTCTGCCCTTTGAGGCCCTGAGCCGTTATGCTGCTCAGTTTCGAAAGAGCTATGATAGTCTATACCCACCCCCTGCAGAACCCCCCAAACCTCCTGATGGGTCCCTGGATTCACCAGCTCCCCAGCTGGGCCCTCCCTTCCTGGTCCCAGAGCCTGAGACCGGGAGTACCCGTCCCTCTGAGGAGCGAAGCCGAGCAGGACGCTGGCccccagaggaggaagaaagtTCCAGAGGGAATCTGCCTCCCCTAGTGCCTGCAGGCCGCAGGTTCTCCAGAACCAAGTTCACAGAGTTCCAGACCCAAGCCCTGCAGTCTTTCTTTGAGACCAGTGCCTACCCCAAGGATGGAGAGGTGGAGCGGCTCGCAAGTCTCTTGGGCCTGGCCAGCCGTGTGGTGGTGGTATGGTTCCAGAATGCCCGCCAGAAAGCACGTAAAAATGCCATTGAGGGTGGGCCTGTGCCAACCGCAGGTGGCAACGGGGGAGCCTCTGGCTGCAGGCGCTGCCATGCCACATTCTCCTGTGTTTTCGAGTTGGTACGGCACCTCAAGAAATGCTATGATGACCGGCCccctgaagaggaggaggaagaggcagagcgaggggaagaggaggaagaggtagAGGAGGAGGATGCAGAGGAGGAACAGAGCCTGGAACCCCCGACAGGGCCTGAGGGTCCATCACCAGGACCCCCAGACAGGGAAGAGTTGAGCCAAGCAGAGGCAACAAAGCCAGGAGGCAAAGACCCTGAAGGGAGGGCCCCTCCCTCGCCTTCCCCAGTCCACACTTGTGACCAGTGTGCCATGTCTTTCCCTAACCAAGACCTCCTGGCCAGTCACCGGAGGCTACACTTCCTGCCATCTGTGCAACCCAGCACTGCCCCTCACCTCCTAGATCTGCCCTTGCTGGTGTTTGGAGAGCGAAGCCCCCTGGTGGCAGGCACTCTGCCAGTGCCAGGGCCGCCACTCAAACggaagcaggaggagggcagcCTGTCCCCCACAGGCAGTgaagcagggggtggaggggagggggagccccCCAAGGACAAGCGCTTGCGCACCACCATCTTGCCAGAGCAGCTGGAGATCCTGTACCGTTGGTACATGCAAGACTCCAACCCGACACGCAAGATGCTCGACTGCATCTCTGAGGAGGTGGGCCTCAAAAAGCGAGTGGTGCAGGTCTGGTTCCAGAACACCAGGGCCCGGGAAAGGAAAGGCCAATTTCGAAGCACCCCTGGGGCAGTGGTGCCCAATCCAGCAGTCAAGCCCCCAATCACATCTGCCCCTGCAGCCTTCCCCAAGTTCAACCTCTTGTTGGGCAAGGTAGATGATGGGACTGGAAGGGAGGCCCCAAAGCGAGAAGCACCTGCTTTTCCCTACCCCCCTGTCACCCCTGCTGCTGGTCCCCTGCCTTTTCTACCACCTGGGAAAGAGGCCACTGCCCCAACACCAGAGCCACCTctacctctcccacctccccctccacccagtGAGGAAGAGGGTGCAGAAGAACCATCTAAAGCATCTCCAGAGAGCGAGGCTTGCAGTCCATCTGCAGGAGATCTCAGCGATTCATCTGCTTCCAGTCTGGCCGAACCAGAGTCCCCTGGGGCTGGAGGAAGCAGTGGAGGAATGGGAAGTGGGGCCGGGGTTCCAGACGGAATGGGGCAGCGGCGCTATCGGACCCAGATGAGCAGCCTGCAGTTGAAGATCATGAAAGCCTGCTATGAAGCCTACCGTACCCCGACGATGCAGGAATGTGAGGTGCTGGGGGAGGAGATTGGGCTGCCCAAGAGAGTCATCCAAGTCTGGTTCCAGAATGCTCGTGCCAAGGAAAAGAAGGCCAAACTGCAGGGGGCAGCAGttggtggggctgggggcggcaGTGAGGGCCCCTTGGGAGCCCAGCGCACCGACTGTCCCTACTGTGATGTCAAGTATGATTTCTATGTCTCCTGCCGAGGCCACCTCTTTTCACGCCAGCACCTGGCCAAACTCAAAGAGGCAGTCCGAGCACAGCTGAAGAGTGAAAGCAAGTGCTATGACTTGGCCCCAGCACCTGAGGCACCCCCGGCTCCCAAGGCCCCACCTGCCACCACACCTGCCTCTATGCCCCTCGGGGCTGCCCCGGCCCTGCCTCGCCTGGCCCCGGTCCTCTTGTCTGGCCCAGCTCTGGCCCAGGCCCCGCTGGGCAGCTTAGCTCCTTTCAGTTCAG GCCCTGCAGCCTCCTCTGGCCTCCTCGGCCTCACCACATCAGTTCTGCCTGCTTCTACAGTGGTCCAGACTGCTGGCCCAGGCTGCCCCTTACCTCAGAGACCTGTGCCCGAGCAAACTAACACCTCCACAGCAGGCACCATTGATCCTGCCCCAGGTCCCCCTACTGAGCCCTCTGGGGACAAGGTCTCCGGTGAGCGCAAGCCAGTTGCAGCCCCCACCAACTCCTCCACTGATGCCCTCAAGAACCTCAAAGCACTGAAGGCTACCGTCCCAGCCCTCTTGGGGGGCCAATTCCTGCCCTTCCCATTGCCCCCTGCAGGGGGAGCCACACCACCAGCTGTCTTTGGCCCCCAGGTGCAGGGGGCCTACTTCCAGCAGCTCTATGGCATGAAGAAGGGGCTATTTCCCATGAACCCTGTGATACCTCAGACCCTCATCGGACTGCTCCCCAACGCCCTCCTCCAgccacccccccagccccatgAGCCCACAGCCACAGCGCCTCCAAAGCCTCCTGAACTGGCTGCTCCAGGGGAGGGGGAGCCCGGGGAGGCTGACGAGCTGCTGTCAGGCAGTACTGGCATCTCCACCGTGGATGTGACCCACCGCTATTTGTGCCGCCAGTGCAAGATGGCATTTGATGGGGAGGCCCCAGCCACTGCTCACCAGAGATCCTTTTGCTTCTTTGGGCGGGGCTCTGGAGGTTCTGTGCCCCCTCCACTGCGGGTGCCCATCTGCACCTACCATTGCCTGGCATGTGAGGTGCTGCTGAGTGGGCATGAAGCCCTGGCCTCTCACCTGCGCTCCTCGGCTCACAGGCGCAAGgcggccccacccccagggggcCCACCCATCACCGTCACCAATGCCACCACTGCTGCCACGGCTGCTGTGGCTTTTGCCAAAGAGGAAGCAAGATTACCTCACACGGACTCCAACCCAAAAACTACTACTACCTCTACACTTCTAGCTTTATAA